A genomic stretch from Desulfolutivibrio sulfodismutans DSM 3696 includes:
- a CDS encoding tyrosine-type recombinase/integrase: MQPVEPYAPGASKNLVAFGFNDGREDRRERIVFHSLRHSAASLILAAGVDIRTIMALFGWSTMAMLTRYAHPGDEAKARAVAALGVAVEARPGRVAPIRKRAAT, translated from the coding sequence ATGCAGCCGGTGGAACCGTATGCCCCCGGGGCTTCGAAAAACCTGGTGGCGTTTGGGTTCAACGACGGACGCGAGGATCGCCGGGAGCGGATCGTCTTTCACAGTCTGCGCCACAGCGCCGCAAGCCTCATACTGGCCGCCGGGGTGGACATCCGCACCATCATGGCCCTGTTCGGCTGGTCAACCATGGCGATGCTGACGCGTTACGCACATCCCGGCGACGAGGCCAAGGCCCGCGCCGTAGCCGCCCTTGGGGTTGCCGTGGAAGCCAGGCCCGGCAGGGTGGCGCCGATCCGCAAGAGGGCCGCCACATGA